The nucleotide sequence GTTATGACCCATTTCTATGTGGGCCGTAGCAGGCTTGACCAACCATTATTAATACTGACCATGGATGCATACTTCTATAGTGCAAGTTCATTATCCCATAGGCTACATATTTTACCCCTAAACTTATTGTCTGTGTTTGCAACAAAGGCCACGCATTGGCCGTTAAAGTCACTTCGTTTCAAAGCCTTTAATAACACCACAAGGTACAAGGTATGTCAGGATAAATGTATGCACTGTATACATATGAAGAATGTGTGTgcatttaatttgcatatcaataGAACCATTGTTTCTCAAGGACGTGTATACAGTTAGTGGTCGAGCCCGCCCGGAGCGGTGGCAAAAATGGTCAATAACACACACATTGTCTCTTTCTCTGATGtacctgtacagtatgtactgtacaggcTATGAATGGAATACTTACTGTTAAACCTTCAGCAGTGATCAATACTTAGCAACAGGCCCTCTCCTGAGCCCTATTGAATTTAGGCAGACAGTTATTTAACTTTTAACTGGTACAACGTGACCCATTCAAGTTCACTAAAACCACCTTAGAGTGTAGGTCAAGGTGTTAGTActgttagtttagtttaaataAATTACACTTTATAAAATAAATGTCATGAAATGAAGCTAGGTGAGTCAACATGATATGAACACGGAATTTAATTTAGCgctccaatatatatattgaaggctTCGAATGTCCTCTTATGATAGGTAGATTGATAGGTGTTCGTAGGGTATTGGGAGACAGGTTGgtgaggagtgaagtaaatactgTACTTACTACCTATGGACAAAAACTGCTACATATTTTGATTAGcaatttgcacattttttggcaatTAGCACTACAATACAGCATAAATCATTCCCtgattatttatcatttattaattaTCTTATCATATAATTAGCAATTAACATATGTCATACTAAAGTAAAGTAATTAATTTATCGTATAATTTATCATATAATTATTCCCTGATAATTGACAAATCTGCATGGACTAGCTCAcccacaccctcccctcccccccccccccggcacctCTGTATGAACTGAACATGTTTACATGTATGCTTTCAAATTCGAGAgatatttttacatttacatgCCCAAGTTTGTTTACAGAAAGTATACAGAACTATTTCTCCTGCATAAATTCAGTAGACAGTACAAGATACACACAGTTTTGCAAGGACCTATGCCGGTCCAGTCCTGAATGTGGACTATTGTGGTCATGTCACAATACATGGTCACAGGATTTGAACCATACTGTAGTGTTGGGAAGAACTTTGACAATTTCGGCATCAATTTCAATATTCAGCACAAACCATAACTTACTGTGTAAAGAAAGGAGTGTCAGGTAAATTCAAGAAATCACACCGATGAGTAACTTACTAATCAATTAGATTGTTAATCAGCTATATACAGCCTTAGTTTTAGCTTTGACATTATTAATTGTTTCACAATAAAATTTTACATTCATGCATGGATAGTGCTATTAAACAAGATACAGATAAAacacaaaaattaaaactacGGCATGAAACGTTCCCCGAAGATAATGAGGgcgtatgaaatgtttcccgaaaGTAATGAGGGCGCTAGTGAAGAACTTATAAGGCATAGACTCctgatgtgtgacctgattaattcactttggcttcggctttgagtacaacgtttctgtatgctgccgtgtgggacgaatctaaccgtcacggtaattaccgactttgcaatcAACATTATAGTCATCGCCGACTTTGCAAAGCTCGGTCCTCCTCACAATTTTTGCATGGTCAGTAAAGAgagactccatagttttcccttccGGGAGACCAGTTATAACTTTTGCATTAAATTAGTGTTTATAGTACTTTTGCTGTGTTACAGTCTCACTTCAGACTACATCAACTAagtctgtacagtatgtatagacAGAAGGTGCCTAGATGGAAGGAAAGGGAAACCATGGACAGCACATACAGTAAGTACAGTCATGAGCCAGGTATAATTAATTTTATAGATTCCCAGTATCAGGAATCATtttaacatacagtataaatttCTGAGCTTTTCAAAGTTCTGGAAACATTCTCTAAAATATTATGGTATCAATGCATGCGATTTAcagcacatactgtacatacatgtgtcTCAAACAGTGTGTGCACCACACACGGCTGTTATAGTGTGCACACAAGACACGTAATGTCAACATGGGACCAGGGATGATCCATTAGCGAAGTGTTGCAATTAACATTAGATCGCACTATCAGAAGTTGAGTAAGCAAAGCTGTGTTTGCCCTAAGAGCTTGATTTCCTTGGCATTGATTGCTTACCAACTTTAGTTAAACACAAACTTGTGAGCCGAGACAGCTGTTGAacactacagtacatatatgtCTCCAGTAGCCGATCTGTGGCcacagctacagtatatatattttaaatgttttggtCTGTTACAATTCATGCAATTGCCCCAAACAGTAGGTCTGTGCATCTCAAACTGTGTGCGTACCATGTATGGTTGTGATACTGTGTACATATGACATGCAAAAGCACAGGATCAATACAAAGTGTTGCAATTAACATTAGATCACACTCTCAGAAGTTAAGTAAGCAAAGCTGTGTTTGCCCTAAGACTAGAGCTCTTGGCATTGATGTTTACCAACTTTAGTTTAACTAAACTTTAACACAAACTTTTGAGCCGAGACATCTGTAGCACACGACACTGTACATTTGGTCTCCAGTAGACAATCTGTGGCCACAGAGCTACAGTATTttaaaagtctgtaaaacaCTACAAAAGGTTCAGGTAAGTTACTTCATGCTGGCCAAGCTGTATGACTCATTGTACAAGATACATGTGACAAACACTGCATTGGGTGATGTGTCAGAAGAAATCAACAGCTTAAGGAAAATCAATAAACAACAATACCCACTTCCCAATGACCAGAGGCAGAATGGACAATGGAAAGCTCAAAGAGATTAAAGATGGTGTTTGTTTGCCTTAGAACTGCAATTGTACATTATAACAACATTTAAGTTGCAGTGTAAGGGTAATAAATTTCTGCTTCCAATGTAGAAATTATGTTGCCAAAAACCTTACTGTTTGTCTGTGAGCAATATTCAGTCGGTGAATTCATGACAATATGTGATAGGTATAACTGTGGTATTATGAGACATGCATCTTCTGACTGTATACaagtaatgaaagaaataaactcAGTAGGCCTACCAAGCTGTTTTTCATCTGTACCCTAAATATGACCCAAATTTAACAGTATGCGCTGTACCACACCAGATAGTTCCAGTAAGAACTAACGTACACTACAGTACAAGATGGAAGTCTTGACAAAAGTTTTATCAATACAGCcgcaaaacaataataataactagtcTTACTGTATATAGCGCAGactccaacaaaagttgttcaatgcGATTTACAGGTGCTGCAAGTGCAAAAACTTCAGAGAAAAAGATTATTTTTGAAGACAGCGCTTGAACAATAGAATCCAAAGACCTTAGAAGTTCAACAGGGAGGGAGTTTCATAAACGTGGTGCAGCATTCTGAAATCCCCCTacatcccctccccacccccagccGTTATGATTCAGCCAGGTTTGGGACCCcttttacagtactgtaccttgcTAAGTCTACAGCATAGTATAAATCCGGCTCTAGGTAGATTTAAGTGCATGTGTGTAGTggggacaggtaagagaggaatgaAGTCAATACAACCAACATCTTGCTgcaattttgtttccattttagAATGTGCTACATACAGCACTACTGTTCATTAACATTGCGTCTGGGATCAGACTTATCAATGATATCACTTCAATGGATGGAACTTACAATGTAAACCTCCATGGCACAAAAACTAGCTACAtttactgtatagggtaccacAATATGAGGTGGACTAGGGTACAGTACACTCAATACTTAGACAACTGCAAGAAGCCATGTATACTGCTATAGTACAGCAATACAGCACATGGCTATTGTGAGATCCTTATAAGGTAACTAAGtacctgtactgtactgttaaaGGACAAATTTAGAACTTTTAGTCTCAACTGGTTACTGGTACAGTCATTTCATACaataacagaaaagaaagaaatatagtgCTTGTAATGTTTCCATAAAAATGATACCTAGATcacttttttgaaattttgatcaAACTCTGTCCGgacgaaaacaaaaacatgcagCTCCATTGAAGGGGAATCTTTCAAGATATGGATTATTAAAGCTGAGCACAGCTGTCTGGTGATAAAAGGCTGAAAAACAATGTCACATATTTGTATTGTACCAAGAAACTGAACAAACATTTCTTTAGATTTAAATGATGTTCAAAACTGGTAAAATTCAAAGAGACCAACTGGTAATTAATTTTGGACATCACTGAATATAAGTTGAACAAAGTACAAACATCATTCAATCAGTCAGACAATAATGGTTGcaataattgtatatatataatataagttAGAATGTGGAGTATGTACCAGGAGTTTACATGAGACCATTTTCAGGTGGGCTATGTAACCTACGATACTATTTTTTACGTTCAAAATTAATGGTAAAATTGTCAGTTTGAGAGAGCAAAATATCTTTGTGCATGCCAAGGAAAAAAAACCTAATATGACATGATGATATTaagatgaaatatttcaaattattgCTGCAATCGACTTGCCACTAAATATTTTGCATTATCAGGTCATTTTAGTTCTTACTGTTTACCTAGCATCATATGTTAATTCTAAATctgtctttaaaaaaaacaaaaaatagatttgcaatttttatatttagtttACGTGCACTACATTTGGTAGAACCTTTcttttaaagttaaaatatttcttaaaattgaTAATGATACAGTGCATTATATTATTACTGTAATAAACCCACCAGGCAACACCCCCCCATTGAACCATAACACATAGGAGGATAGTGTGTACTAAGTAGGCCTAGCCTTATTCTGCAAAAGGTGTACGCAACATCTTCATTGCTGTTTATTCTCACTCACTAACGAAATTCTTACAGATACAAGTGAAATTCTTAAACATACAAGTGAAATTGAAGGAAAGGTTCAAGATATTTTTGTTACAGTTTTgattttaattcaaaataaagGGTAAATCTAAGAAATTACTTTCTGCCTGAGTTTGTGAGCGGAAGGTAACAGCTGAGACTAACTGGGGTGGAAATTAATGTGCCCCCATTCCTCTACTTCAGGCCTAGGCCATAGTAAGTATTGATGGGTCAACAGTCACAAAAGACCAGTATGAATATGACGAAGTGACCACTCAAGTAGCCTAAGTCATGTACAAAAATCTGGAAACGTGTGTCCAAACTGTGTTTGGGAAATCTCCCTGGTAGTGATACTCTCTGATTCTTGAACATGCTACTATATTAGTTACTAATACTTGTATGCAGTTGTCGTACACGCTACACACAATTCACTTTGAATTGCCTACATACCGCTCGTTTGTGGGCTTCTGCTCTAATTTCTAAAGTGGCTGAAAAAACACGAAATATATGGCCTTGCTTGAGGATTAATTTCAGTTTAAGGAAAAGTCCGAACGGCTCGGTAATGAATACTTACGTGTACATTGTGTTAAGTTAATTTTGTTGTCAGTTATtcccatagaaattgaagtaggttATTCCCTAGTTACCGGACGCTAAGTTCATAAGCCATTGCGTTGCCCTTTACGTACAAGTACATATTGGAAGTACGGGGTCACTGCATTGTGTATATCACGGAAAGGTTCTTTCCAAAACGCATACCTTAAAGTTTCAAACATTCCTCAGTGTAGATTAATTTTCGTTTCTTGGCATTAAAATTATCACATTGGTACTAAAAAGGATAATACCTAAACTACAGGGTCTAACAGTAAATATATACTTACGTGAAAAAATATAGTCAAGTTATACTCTGAACAATCTATTTTGCCCTACTAATTTTGCTACCAGAAATATTACGTAATCGACATTATATAATGGCAAGTTCCAAAACAACATTGCAGAGTACCGTCGTGTTGCACGCATTGTGTACACCTGAACGACCCAGGGTTAATAATATTGTTAAGCAAACATAGGCATAGGCTTCGAAACAGGAACTGAAGTCAGGAAAGACATGTAGTAAGTTTCTTCGACAAGTGTGAGCGAAAAGCAAAGTTGTCCTGGGTAAAAGTCTTCGATTTGCACCAATTTAGATTCAATATTAAGCCTAAATGAAGAATTGAATTGTAGCTAAGCCTAGGGCAATAGCCTTATACTATTAAGGCTTCATAAATTTGCCGAATTTTGCATTCATCCTCAGTTAGTCGTAACTTAGGCTAAACGGAACTCACAATCAACGGCGAGGCCAACAGCAAACATTGACTAACGTTAGGTAAATTTAACAGTACATTATTTCCTATGACAAGTTAAAGCCATTCAAAGTGTGgttaaaagataaataaatatgaacaatATTAATATAGCTTCCAATTGGTCCTAGGCCTAAGCCTAAAACAATTCCTAAATTTTCAGTAACACTGTATTTAATGTTAATCAAAGTTAAGCCTAGTTTAGACACCAAGAAACTGCCTTTGTATACATAGGCCTAATTCTGGATTTCAGAAAAGACACATCTTGCAATACAGACCTTCTGGTAATGAACTAAATAAATTTGATCCCACGTTACCTACCTTGTGAACCTCTACACAGACTGTACACAAGCAGAGCACACAGAAATTTCAATCAAATAGGCCTAGATAATGCTTGATGCTGTAAAATAAATAACCACCTGAAACTGTATTAACATCATCAGTTGGTCATTAGCTGAGATAACAGCcttgcttttttcttttctagtATCCTTCATCTGTTAACCTTCCTACTGAAATTGATGTTATGTTGGATTCATCTTGTACATACATATGAGGATAAATTTAAAACCGAAATTGAAATCTTTTCATGGGAAAATATTCGGtaaaaacttatatatatactttactgtatataGAAATGTTGAACAGGATGCAAATGGAGGTCTCGACAAGttttgaatttaaaataaaataaaaataaaatctatATTGGTAAGAACAGGAACATCAATTATATACGGATCAATCCGATATTGTACCAGTTGTAAATTAACAGAGTTGTTTGTCGTtctgaaattatttttgaaaacgATTCATCACATCCCTtacttatatattatataattaataaatataagaaaGGGATTTCACACATCACAGTAGTCATGTGTTCTCTAGTTCTCATATTATATTGGGAACAGATTTCCTTAGTTACAGAAATCGCAAAATCTGATATGACCATATCATAGATCTTTTACAATTCATGAATAAAGGTCATGACATCAATTATTCGGTTTATTGATAGTTAGTTTCTTGTCCATTTTcaataatattatgatattgtttAGCATAATCTGTCCttaagtacagtatttgtaataataataataataataatttattttataaagcgttaaatccacaaaagtgctctaaaacgctatataacaagtaaaaaaatatatgacacataatatgtagtaaaactgcAGAATCTTGTGATCAGATTGTTATAGACACTAAGCCTCAATCAGGATAGCTTTTGGAAGTAGATATTCTAGTTGATTCGAACATACTGTTATGGTCACTAAGTTTGATAAACAACCTTTGTGGTTAAGTTTTCTCATACTTTGCTATATACCAGACACCTGTATTTATTCTTATGTACACATGAcaagaaaaatcaaatcaaatttgaataaattcaaatttgcataaagttctatgaatttcattttattgcagGGTTTTACAGCACACTGTACAGAATAATAATTACATCAAAGAAACAAGATTAAATATTTGAGCAACATGTTGAGGTCTCTGCCCTTCAAAACTAGCAAAAAAGGTACAGTTCAAACACATTTATATAATTAGAAAATTCAGATTCTTCTGCAGTTATTTTTCCTAGGCCCTTCCATTTTCCAATTAATTTCGGACCATGTAACCGAGGTGGTTTTCAAGCGGTTACACTGTCAGAATGCCTTTTCTTGTCATGTATGAGCTGTAGAATCTGTAGAGTATGTCTTGTCCAAAGCAATTTGTTATTTCTTTActcttttcaaaattaaaacaatatagaGTTCACAGTTTAAGGCTCTAATCTGCTTCTTCTAGCAAGATCTGGAGGTGTTTTTacaagtatatatgtacactaatataaaacaattgaaGTTTTGCAAACAGtattactttcattttcaaaaatatgtaGAGTATGTACCTATTAAAGTATAGTGTGAAGCTTGCAGTAACAAGAAAATATGATCACATTATGAGGTCAtttgttcatgaatattcataaagaaCTGCTGTATATAGATGAGGTCAtttgttcatgaatattcatgaagaacTGCTGTACATAAATGATGTCATTTGTTTTTGTATCTTATGTCTTCGTCAGATAAGCAAGTCAAACGTCAACGACCAAAATCTGTGCATTCTTCAAGAAACAACAGTAAGAATCTCTAGTTTGGCTTGATTCTGTAATATTTAATCCTATCTTTAATGTTCTCTTGGTATGGGATGGTTGGAGAACATACCAGTTGTATAATATGCAAATGGTTTGCAATATATGATACCAGGACTAATTGTTCTTACTGCCTTGCCTTAGCAAATTTTTGGTATAAACTCTGGGACAATTAGAGAGAATGTGCCATACTCTTGTCATTGGTTTCCATTCTACCACCAGAATCCCACCCATCCCACCCTTATTCTGCTCCCACCCTCCTAGAATATAGTAACTTCAATTTGGTGTCAGGAtgtaatgtcatatatatatatatatatatatatatatatatatatatatatatatatatatatatatatatatatatatatatatatatatatatatatatatatatatatatatatatatatactgccagACATGCAGTAGCTATGCCCTTTAATACTGGCATTGAAAATTGCAAAATGCACAGTTGATCCTCTGAAGAGAAGACAAACATCATGGAcagcatgaatattaataaatgaaCAGTCCTCAggaaactgggggggggggggggagcaactATAGAACGGGAAATTGGATACTGCAAAAACGTATTGAATATTAGGCTTAAATCAATTTACTCTGCCCTCAACTGAGTTTTATCCAACCTTAATATTAGTGCCATTCCCCTTCATGCACAgttgccttccaatcataaggaccatagttcgagtcactccaaagattaatgtatgtcgtccagttacagagttgttgacaattcataatcatggacgttaaatatgaatgtaagagactgactttggtcagcttgcggctttgataagccaatgaggcttcttcgtgagttcctgcttgcaggaggatctaaaatacatataaacatactcttttcaaattaaaatgaaatagaGTTCACAGTTTAAGGCTCTAACCTGCTATTCTAGCAAGATCTGGAGgttatttatgaatatgttaATATACCAAAATTGAAATTATGCGTACAGAATTACTTCATTTGTCAAGaatttttgtatgttttgagAAATGTTAAGCTACAATTTAGGACCAAACAGTCGTGACTGCAGGAATAGAACTTATTAGCTGCGCtgtaccaactgagctattcaGCCCCTAGATGTTGGGTGGTGAAAATTCCTGTTCAATTACCCTTTCTCTGCTGAGTGGTGTAGTCGTCAATCATAACaagaagccttttttttttaatgtgtacTGTACTTTATTATTACGGCTAATAGAGGGTGCTCTTTCACAATCACATGTATGAATCTCAAGACATGACACTAAGGGCCAGCCCAGTCCTTACATGCCACCTAATCAGGGATCACACTCCAGGCTTCTTCAcccttttgttattttttcttaaatgtttgtttgtctTAGATGTAGAACGACTCTCCGTTAGTAATTCAACCTTGTGCGAAGCCATCAAATCGTTCGAGGGAATACTATCGTGCGACCTGTCGTTTACAGTCGGCGACAAAATTACCATCCTCACCAGAACGGAGAAACAGTACGATTGGTGGGAAGGAAAGCTGAGAGGTAAAATaggtatttttccagcaaatttTGTCAGAGTTTTGACGGTCAACGAAACATTTTAAGAGGCGGTCGGAGATATTTTCCAGATGCATCTCTCTCCGACCAATCGTGCATAGATCACAAGATCAGAGATTGTCAAATAGTTTAGAGGTAACATCTACTTAAGTAATCGACTTAGAGGTAACATCGACTTAAGTAAAGATGGCTAAGTAGTTGAAGATCCCTAACTACTCTAACCAGGGGTATATTGTCAAATTGATAAAGACACTGGCATGAGAATAAAATGATACCCAGCATCTGGGAGGTCAGAGGTTAGAACCCCCATGTGTAGGGTTTTATATCCAGGAGAACTCCACACCTATTTTCCCATCTCAAATGGTCTTCTGAAACTGTCATTTATCAAACAAAACTGACCTAAAGAATTGTATATATTAGATATTAAACCCGTGAAGTGCAAGTCACAAGCCATTTGCTTCTATCAAATGTCCAGTTGGCTGTTTGGTGTCATAAAATTATAACTGTCTTCCAGGACGTTTAAACCGATCACTGATTGGACACATTTtttgtgacctttgtgtgtcaTATTTCATAACTTAATCTGAATTAATATTTGTTTGCCCAAACTCACTTTCAATGCTGTGTCTCTGCCTTGTAATATACAGCTTCACCGTCCTTTTTGACTCTGTTTTAATCGAAAAATTCAGATCTTGGTACGGAGTGTTCCAGATTCAGTCACGAACACCTTTTAACTATATAGACATTTCCCAAATGTTCCTTCATGGGTTCTGAACCACTTGAtttatcatggacgttaaatatgaatataagagactgacttcggtcagcttgcagctttgataagccaatgaggcttcttcacgagttcctgcttgcaggaggatctaaaatacatacatacatacatgcatacatatataagaACCTAGCTTCATGTAGCTAAATTTGTTTTCGGTtcatatgtacactttttcaaatttgaaatctaTTCAGCAAGTGATGAAATATGCATTTGCTTTGATTATTTGTGTTTGAAGAAAGAATTGAAGAAAGCGGTCACGGATTTGCAAAGCAATAGCAAAAACTTTTGTTTACGCTGGTATCCATCATCTCAGACATGAGATTCCCACTGTGTACAATGAAAGTTATCACAATGTGGTATAAACACAATGGTTACCTTGTTATCTGTTCTACtgactatgaatattcaaaagctATTGTACTTTTTGTACAGTGtttgcatatacatacatgtatgtaaattaaatgtgaAATTCCCGGCAGGTATGCTGTATACAATGATTCATGACAAGAACTATGCACAGCCATGCATTGTCTagagggagtgttagctcagtggttaacgccagtgcctttcagtcataaggtcccaagttcaagtcactccaagattaatgtatgtcgtccagttacagagttgttgacaattcataatcatggacattaaatatgaatctaagagactgacttcggtcagcttgtggctttgataagccaatgatggcttcttcgggagttcctgcttgcaggaggacctaaaatacgtacatacatactataAGATAAGGCCTCTCCTAGATTTTGATAGCGTTGTGAGTTGAATTTTGCTATCATCTTTAGCTGGAAATTACCTTCAAAACTTTTGTtggtgaaaagaaaagaaaaaccccAAAGACTAGCATTTTATGACAGTAATCCCAGGACTTAGCAAGAGTATGAGGTCTTACTCTGCCTTTTGTACTTGATGATAATACTTTGATAAACCAAGGACCTCGCAGCCTTACAGATAATGAGGTATTTCTCTACTTTTGTAATTGAAGATAATACTTTGATAAACCAAGGACCTCGCAACCTCACAGATAATTAGGTATTTCTGTGCCTTTTGTACTTGATGATAATACTTTTGATAAACCAAGGACCTCGCAGCCTTACAGATAATGAGGTATTTCTCTACTTTTGTAATTGATGATAATACTTTGATAAACCAAGGACCTCACAACCTCACAGATAATGAGGTATTTCTGTGCCTTTTGTACTTGATGACAATACTTTTGATAAACCAAGGACCTCACAGCCTTACAGATCATGAGACCTATCTGCCTTTTGTACTTGATGACAATACTTTTGATAAACCAAGGACCTCGCAACCTCACAGATAATGAGGTATTTCTGTGCCTTTTGTATAATTTGATGATAATACTTTTGATAATCCAAGGACCTCGCAACCTCACAGATAATGAGGTATTTCTGTGCCTTTTGTATAATTTGATGATAATACTTTTGATAATCCAAGGACCTCGCAACCTCACAGATAATGAGGTATTTCTGTGCCTTTTGTATAATTTGATGATAATACTTTTGATAATCCAAGGACCTTGTAACCTCACAGGTCATGAGGTATTTTTCTGCCTTttgtacaaacaaacaaaatctaAGAAAAGCGttattttttcattaattttactttcatcaaaactttttttttagacattgctttttgtcttttttttttcttcttctttctcacTTATTTTTTCCACTTTCCTGCTTTCATACTAATTGCTTGCCTTGAAAACTGAAATTGTGTCTTTCATCTTTgctgctgtatatatatatatgtattgaattTCTATGGTCGGGGACTTCCCCCCCCTTTTATCATCGCTTCTAGCTATAAATGTTCCTTGGGCAGGGGGGAAGTGGTGTCAaaaggtatatatatttacaagtcattaCATATCAATAAGTATAAAATATCATTTCTGATCAAAACTACTGAATGAATGCCGAGTTGTAGTGCCAATCTATAGTATATTTACACAAGACATTCCAATGCCTCCAAAGAAAAGTATGCAAGGTCtggtagtatatatatttatttggtgggtgggggggggtgaggggaacAAGTCACAGCCTACCAAAGTCAAGTCGTGGCcattgccagtgatttttaTGACTTGAGTGGAAACATGccaaaaaaagttgaaaaacttATTCAAGTCATTCGTTGCCTTCTCGGTCACTGTTAGTATTACCTCTTTGAGAGAAAAACTTGATTTCACTTCGAGTAACTTCACTTTGAAATTTAGTTACTTAAGTCATGACTCCATATAACAGGAAGTGAGTCATTGCCAGTCATATTACTGACTTGAGTTAAGAGTCAAATGTTGGCTTCTCAGTCACTGTTAGTATTACCTCTTTGAGAGAAAAACTTGATTTCACTTCGAGTAACTTCActttgaaatttatttacttAAGTCATGACTCCATATAACAGGAAGTGAGTCATTGCCAGTCATATTACTGACTTGAGTAAAGAGTCAAATGTTGGCTTCTCAGTCACTGTTAGTATTATCTCTTTGAGAGAAACAATTGATTTCACTTGTAGTAACTTCACTTTGAAATGTAGTTACTTAAGTCATGACTCCTTATAACTGGAAGTGATTGACAATTACCAGTCATATAACTGACTTGAGTAAAGAGTCAAATGTTGCCTTTTCAGTCACTGTTAGTATTTCCTCTTTGAGAGAGAAAAATTGATTT is from Apostichopus japonicus isolate 1M-3 chromosome 16, ASM3797524v1, whole genome shotgun sequence and encodes:
- the LOC139982426 gene encoding SH3 domain-containing YSC84-like protein 1, which translates into the protein MLRSLPFKTSKKDKQVKRQRPKSVHSSRNNNVERLSVSNSTLCEAIKSFEGILSCDLSFTVGDKITILTRTEKQYDWWEGKLRGKIGIFPANFVRVLTVNETF